The following are from one region of the Roseobacter fucihabitans genome:
- a CDS encoding FAD-binding protein produces MTPETEEAVAEAIKTAQSPLAIQGGGTRGFKIEGETLSLARLSGISLYEPGALTIVAQAGTPLRDINAALSKENQRLAFEPMDHRTLLGTTGEPTIGGVIAGNISGPRRIQGGGARDYALGVRFVDGAGAIVKNGGRVMKNVTGYDLVKLMSGAFGTLGVLTEVSLKVLPIPETQATLILHGLDDAQAVQAMSAAMGSPFEVSGAAHSAKIMESGPATLLRVEGFETSVEYRIGRLRDLLAPICSEASVADAALTEDLWCNVRDVAQWRDLPDDIWRISCKPSDAPALMGRSGATAWYFDWAGGLIWVRMPQGGDLRETLGAFEGHATLVRSAPETRARVPVFHPEAAGIAKITAGLRARFDPRGILNAGLMAGV; encoded by the coding sequence ATGACACCTGAAACCGAAGAGGCCGTGGCCGAGGCCATCAAGACGGCCCAATCGCCCTTGGCCATCCAGGGTGGCGGCACCCGCGGCTTTAAGATTGAGGGCGAGACGCTCTCCCTTGCGCGGTTGTCGGGCATTTCGCTTTATGAACCCGGTGCCCTCACGATTGTCGCACAGGCGGGCACGCCGCTGCGCGACATCAACGCCGCCTTGAGCAAAGAAAACCAGCGTCTGGCATTTGAACCGATGGATCACCGCACGCTTTTGGGTACCACGGGCGAGCCGACGATCGGGGGCGTGATAGCCGGCAACATCAGCGGTCCGCGCCGCATCCAGGGCGGGGGCGCACGTGACTATGCGCTGGGCGTGCGGTTCGTGGATGGGGCCGGGGCCATCGTCAAGAATGGTGGCCGCGTGATGAAGAATGTGACCGGATATGACCTGGTGAAGCTGATGAGTGGTGCCTTTGGCACGCTGGGCGTGTTGACGGAGGTGTCGCTGAAGGTATTACCGATCCCGGAGACGCAAGCGACCCTGATCCTGCACGGTCTTGATGACGCGCAGGCGGTGCAGGCGATGTCCGCCGCGATGGGCTCACCCTTTGAGGTCAGCGGTGCGGCCCATTCCGCCAAGATCATGGAGAGTGGCCCGGCAACGCTCTTGCGTGTCGAAGGGTTTGAAACCTCTGTTGAGTATCGCATCGGGCGTTTGAGGGACCTGCTGGCTCCGATCTGCTCTGAGGCGAGCGTCGCCGATGCGGCCCTGACCGAAGACCTCTGGTGCAACGTAAGGGATGTGGCGCAATGGCGCGACCTGCCCGACGACATCTGGCGCATTTCCTGTAAGCCCTCTGATGCGCCGGCACTCATGGGGCGTTCTGGCGCGACCGCCTGGTATTTCGACTGGGCCGGTGGTCTGATCTGGGTGCGCATGCCTCAGGGGGGCGATCTGCGCGAGACGCTTGGGGCTTTTGAGGGCCATGCAACGCTTGTGCGCAGCGCACCTGAAACGCGCGCGCGGGTGCCGGTCTTCCATCCCGAAGCCGCCGGTATCGCCAAAATTACGGCCGGGTTGCGCGCGCGCTTCGATCCGCGCGGTATCTTGAACGCCGGTCTGATGGCGGGCGTCTGA